One stretch of Oryzias latipes chromosome 7, ASM223467v1 DNA includes these proteins:
- the pdzd4 gene encoding PDZ domain-containing protein 4 isoform X1, producing MGCNMCVVQKPEEQYRVMFQKGHIGNMLCSLDADGRFKVNGKEPPRRSGDPILDIRDPVLSNLLRRGSRRRPGPAGGPGVTMGMVTMGMADCVDSCTQTDISFQHMLTLGKGNQHPCGAPPPPHPPPSPPLPPLLEPYLLNEIFTEPVYYDPTDYFDVTQHEVDRQDELEYEVRAPKDTPLLSVIDIHEHFSNCYKEVELYKSRQQDKLGLTVCYRTDDEEDLGIYVGEVNPNSIAAMDGRIRKGDRILKINGVDIQNREEAVAILTREDSTNVSLLLARPEIENDTQLDPDELELDAEEAEVHLSNSHSMRSSSAILGAGPALTAAAAAAAAGGAFRSHGLPVNRNSPDLLQTVLSNSQELDSGVGRTDESTRYEESSEHDLLGDDHTSASNTNATNTPGSMRRFLSSRGSTPPLLLSQDLQFSSDSLLGLDSFNGGVEQVERLERAYMADPVRMMMPGLTEEECERYKELLEIKCFYENNSNVQAPEEGGISLDENRNESLTQHEMALLEEEMRHLEFKCRNILRAQKMQQLRERCMKAWPHEDKNAAGPGAAGGRLEMNGSSESCHHALSDINELPERDRSDKDSTSAYNTGGESCRSTPLVNEQHPSPSTQSLEGGEPPLPAGVQPPTPTRQRERGTRVKRGDGIPANLSTPYSPHSHRRGEARTSSPGSKVRSLSRDVGSRRGSDGGVRRNPTAGGMPEMAGGRSAENSPYLSRREAEAKPPQRYHSCMQLGSPSTSDCLVGLREGPTEMGGDASPMSLGSTCKDVASLSLPPSLLPASPRMEWKVKIRSDGSRYVAKRPVRDRLLKARAMKIREERSGMTTDDDAVSEMKMGRYWSKEERKQQLLRAREQRRRREFMMQSRLDCLREREQGGSGGGPAGAAQQQEPTTILELCHRRSMKKRSRRILDNWITIQELLAHGSRSADGKKVYNPLLSVTTV from the exons AAGGGTCACATAGGCAACATGCTGTGCTCTCTTGATGCCGACGGTCGATTTAAG GTTAATGGGAAGGAGCCACCTCGGCGTTCTGGGGATCCCATCCTGGACATACGGGACCCTGTTCTGTCCAACCTCCTGAGGCGAGGGTCCCGCAGACGGCCCGGCCCAGCTGGAGGTCCTGGAGTGACCATGGGCATGGTGACCATGGGCATGGCTGACTGTGTGGACAGCTGCACCCAAACAGACATCAGCTTCCAGCATATGTTAACTCTGGGCAAGGGCAACCAGCATCCGTGTGGAGCTCCACCcccgccccaccctcctccttcCCCTCCGCTGCCTCCCCTACTGGAGCCGTATCTCCTCAATGAGAT CTTTACCGAGCCCGTGTACTACGACCCCACCGACTACTTTGACGTGACTCAGCATGAAGTGGACAGGCAGGATGAGCTGGAGTACGAGGTGAGAGCTCCCAAAGATACCCCTCTGCTGTCTGTCATTGACATCCATGAACATTTCTCCAACTGCTACAAGGAGGTGGAGCTGTACAAGTCTCGGCAGCAGGACAAACTCGGCCTGACAGTGTGCTACAGgactgatgatgaggaggaccTTGGGATCTATGTTGGAGAG GTGAACCCAAACAGCATTGCAGCAATGGACGGTCGAATCCGCAAAGGAGACAGAATTCTGAAG ATTAATGGAGTGGACATCCAGAACAGAGAGGAGGCGGTAGCTATTCTCACCAGGGAGGACAGCACTAATGTCTCCCTGCTTCTCGCCAGGCCCGAGATCGAG AACGACACCCAGTTGGATCCAGATGAGTTGGAGCTGGATGCAGAGGAAGCTGAGGTGCACCTGAGCAACAGCCACAGCATGAGGAGCAGCTCCGCCATCCTGGGTGCTGGACCTGCcctcactgctgctgctgctgctgctgctgctgggggaGCGTTCCGCAGCCATGGTCTCCCAGTGAACAGGAACTCCCCAGATTTGCTCCAGACAGTCCTCAGCAACAGCCAGGAGCTGGACAGCGGCGTCGGGCGCACAGATGAGAGCACGCGCTACGAGGAGTCTTCAGAGCATGACCTCCTGGGGGACGATCACACCAGCGCCTCCAACACTAATGCAACAAACACGCCGGGCAGTATGCGCAGGTTCCTGTCCAGCAGAGGCAGCACTCCGCCTTTGCTGCTCTCTCAAGACCTCCAGTTCAGCTCAGACTCTCTTCTGGGTCTGGACTCTTTCAACGGAGGCGTGGAGCAGGTGGAGCGCCTGGAGAGGGCCTACATGGCCGATCctgtgaggatgatgatgcCTGGGCTGACGGAGGAAGAGTGTGAGAGGTACAAAGAGCTCCTGGAAATCAAGTGCTTCTACGAGAACAACAGTAATGTTCAGGCGCCAGAAGAAGGAGGCATCTCGCTGGATGAAAACAGGAACGAGAGCCTGACGCAGCACGAGATGGCTCTGCTGGAGGAGGAAATGCGCCACCTGGAATTCAAGTGTCGCAACATCCTGAGGGCCCAGAAGATGCAGCAGCTGAGGGAGCGCTGCATGAAGGCGTGGCCCCACGAGGACAAGAACGCGGCGGGCCCGGGGGCCGCAGGAGGACGCCTGGAGATGAACGGCTCCTCGGAATCGTGTCACCACGCTCTTTCAGACATCAATGAGCTTCCAGAGAGGGACCGCTCCGACAAGGACAGCACCAGTGCCTACAACACTGGAGgagagagctgcaggagcaCCCCTCTGGTCAACGAACAGCACCCGTCACCTTCCACCCAAAGTCTGGAAGGAGGAGAGCCTCCTCTTCCTGCGGGGGTGCAGCCTCCAACCCCAACCAGACAGAGGGAGAGGGGCACCAGAGTCAAGAGAGGGGACGGGATACCAGCAAACCTGAGCACACCCTATTCCCCACACTCCCACAGACGAGGGGAAGCCAGGACTTCCAGTCCAGGATCGAAGGTGAGGTCCCTGTCCCGGGATGTGGGATCCAGGAGGGGGTCAGACGGAGGGGTGAGGCGGAATCCCACAGCTGGTGGGATGCCCGAGATGGCTGGAGGGCGCAGTGCAGAAAACAGCCCGTATCTGTCCCGGCGGGAGGCGGAAGCGAAGCCCCCCCAGCGTTACCACAGCTGCATGCAGCTGGGGTCCCCTTCCACCTCTGATTGCCTGGTGGGACTCAGAGAGGGGCCCACAGAGATGGGAGGCGACGCCAGCCCCATGAGTTTGGGCAGCACCTGTAAAGACGTGGCCTCCTTATCTCTGCCGCCCTCGCTGCTGCCCGCCTCCCCCAGAATGGAATGGAAGGTGAAGATCCGGAGCGACGGCTCGCGCTATGTGGCCAAGCGGCCCGTGAGAGACCGCCTGCTGAAGGCGAGGGccatgaagatcagagaggagcGCAGCGGCATGACCACTGACGACGACGCCGTCAGCGAGATGAAGATGGGCCGCTACTGGAGCAAGGAGGAGCgcaagcagcagctgctgaggGCCCGggagcagcggcggcggcgggagTTCATGATGCAGAGCCGCCTGGACTGCCTCAGGGAGCGGGAGCAGGGCGGCAGCGGTGG
- the pdzd4 gene encoding PDZ domain-containing protein 4 isoform X2, with amino-acid sequence MGCNMCVVQKPEEQYRVMFQKGHIGNMLCSLDADGRFKVNGKEPPRRSGDPILDIRDPVLSNLLRRGSRRRPGPAGGPGVTMGMVTMGMADCVDSCTQTDISFQHMLTLGKGNQHPCGAPPPPHPPPSPPLPPLLEPYLLNEIFTEPVYYDPTDYFDVTQHEVDRQDELEYEEVELYKSRQQDKLGLTVCYRTDDEEDLGIYVGEVNPNSIAAMDGRIRKGDRILKINGVDIQNREEAVAILTREDSTNVSLLLARPEIENDTQLDPDELELDAEEAEVHLSNSHSMRSSSAILGAGPALTAAAAAAAAGGAFRSHGLPVNRNSPDLLQTVLSNSQELDSGVGRTDESTRYEESSEHDLLGDDHTSASNTNATNTPGSMRRFLSSRGSTPPLLLSQDLQFSSDSLLGLDSFNGGVEQVERLERAYMADPVRMMMPGLTEEECERYKELLEIKCFYENNSNVQAPEEGGISLDENRNESLTQHEMALLEEEMRHLEFKCRNILRAQKMQQLRERCMKAWPHEDKNAAGPGAAGGRLEMNGSSESCHHALSDINELPERDRSDKDSTSAYNTGGESCRSTPLVNEQHPSPSTQSLEGGEPPLPAGVQPPTPTRQRERGTRVKRGDGIPANLSTPYSPHSHRRGEARTSSPGSKVRSLSRDVGSRRGSDGGVRRNPTAGGMPEMAGGRSAENSPYLSRREAEAKPPQRYHSCMQLGSPSTSDCLVGLREGPTEMGGDASPMSLGSTCKDVASLSLPPSLLPASPRMEWKVKIRSDGSRYVAKRPVRDRLLKARAMKIREERSGMTTDDDAVSEMKMGRYWSKEERKQQLLRAREQRRRREFMMQSRLDCLREREQGGSGGGPAGAAQQQEPTTILELCHRRSMKKRSRRILDNWITIQELLAHGSRSADGKKVYNPLLSVTTV; translated from the exons AAGGGTCACATAGGCAACATGCTGTGCTCTCTTGATGCCGACGGTCGATTTAAG GTTAATGGGAAGGAGCCACCTCGGCGTTCTGGGGATCCCATCCTGGACATACGGGACCCTGTTCTGTCCAACCTCCTGAGGCGAGGGTCCCGCAGACGGCCCGGCCCAGCTGGAGGTCCTGGAGTGACCATGGGCATGGTGACCATGGGCATGGCTGACTGTGTGGACAGCTGCACCCAAACAGACATCAGCTTCCAGCATATGTTAACTCTGGGCAAGGGCAACCAGCATCCGTGTGGAGCTCCACCcccgccccaccctcctccttcCCCTCCGCTGCCTCCCCTACTGGAGCCGTATCTCCTCAATGAGAT CTTTACCGAGCCCGTGTACTACGACCCCACCGACTACTTTGACGTGACTCAGCATGAAGTGGACAGGCAGGATGAGCTGGAGTACGAG GAGGTGGAGCTGTACAAGTCTCGGCAGCAGGACAAACTCGGCCTGACAGTGTGCTACAGgactgatgatgaggaggaccTTGGGATCTATGTTGGAGAG GTGAACCCAAACAGCATTGCAGCAATGGACGGTCGAATCCGCAAAGGAGACAGAATTCTGAAG ATTAATGGAGTGGACATCCAGAACAGAGAGGAGGCGGTAGCTATTCTCACCAGGGAGGACAGCACTAATGTCTCCCTGCTTCTCGCCAGGCCCGAGATCGAG AACGACACCCAGTTGGATCCAGATGAGTTGGAGCTGGATGCAGAGGAAGCTGAGGTGCACCTGAGCAACAGCCACAGCATGAGGAGCAGCTCCGCCATCCTGGGTGCTGGACCTGCcctcactgctgctgctgctgctgctgctgctgggggaGCGTTCCGCAGCCATGGTCTCCCAGTGAACAGGAACTCCCCAGATTTGCTCCAGACAGTCCTCAGCAACAGCCAGGAGCTGGACAGCGGCGTCGGGCGCACAGATGAGAGCACGCGCTACGAGGAGTCTTCAGAGCATGACCTCCTGGGGGACGATCACACCAGCGCCTCCAACACTAATGCAACAAACACGCCGGGCAGTATGCGCAGGTTCCTGTCCAGCAGAGGCAGCACTCCGCCTTTGCTGCTCTCTCAAGACCTCCAGTTCAGCTCAGACTCTCTTCTGGGTCTGGACTCTTTCAACGGAGGCGTGGAGCAGGTGGAGCGCCTGGAGAGGGCCTACATGGCCGATCctgtgaggatgatgatgcCTGGGCTGACGGAGGAAGAGTGTGAGAGGTACAAAGAGCTCCTGGAAATCAAGTGCTTCTACGAGAACAACAGTAATGTTCAGGCGCCAGAAGAAGGAGGCATCTCGCTGGATGAAAACAGGAACGAGAGCCTGACGCAGCACGAGATGGCTCTGCTGGAGGAGGAAATGCGCCACCTGGAATTCAAGTGTCGCAACATCCTGAGGGCCCAGAAGATGCAGCAGCTGAGGGAGCGCTGCATGAAGGCGTGGCCCCACGAGGACAAGAACGCGGCGGGCCCGGGGGCCGCAGGAGGACGCCTGGAGATGAACGGCTCCTCGGAATCGTGTCACCACGCTCTTTCAGACATCAATGAGCTTCCAGAGAGGGACCGCTCCGACAAGGACAGCACCAGTGCCTACAACACTGGAGgagagagctgcaggagcaCCCCTCTGGTCAACGAACAGCACCCGTCACCTTCCACCCAAAGTCTGGAAGGAGGAGAGCCTCCTCTTCCTGCGGGGGTGCAGCCTCCAACCCCAACCAGACAGAGGGAGAGGGGCACCAGAGTCAAGAGAGGGGACGGGATACCAGCAAACCTGAGCACACCCTATTCCCCACACTCCCACAGACGAGGGGAAGCCAGGACTTCCAGTCCAGGATCGAAGGTGAGGTCCCTGTCCCGGGATGTGGGATCCAGGAGGGGGTCAGACGGAGGGGTGAGGCGGAATCCCACAGCTGGTGGGATGCCCGAGATGGCTGGAGGGCGCAGTGCAGAAAACAGCCCGTATCTGTCCCGGCGGGAGGCGGAAGCGAAGCCCCCCCAGCGTTACCACAGCTGCATGCAGCTGGGGTCCCCTTCCACCTCTGATTGCCTGGTGGGACTCAGAGAGGGGCCCACAGAGATGGGAGGCGACGCCAGCCCCATGAGTTTGGGCAGCACCTGTAAAGACGTGGCCTCCTTATCTCTGCCGCCCTCGCTGCTGCCCGCCTCCCCCAGAATGGAATGGAAGGTGAAGATCCGGAGCGACGGCTCGCGCTATGTGGCCAAGCGGCCCGTGAGAGACCGCCTGCTGAAGGCGAGGGccatgaagatcagagaggagcGCAGCGGCATGACCACTGACGACGACGCCGTCAGCGAGATGAAGATGGGCCGCTACTGGAGCAAGGAGGAGCgcaagcagcagctgctgaggGCCCGggagcagcggcggcggcgggagTTCATGATGCAGAGCCGCCTGGACTGCCTCAGGGAGCGGGAGCAGGGCGGCAGCGGTGG